CTGGTGGGTGATTTCCTGGCTGTAAGCAAACTGAGTTACGGTCCCCGTGCACCCATCACCCCGTTGTCGTTCCCACTTGCCCAGCATACCATGCCGGTAGTCGGCGGAAAATCATATATTGAAAAGCCGCAGTGGAAATACAGGCGTTTAAAAGGATTTGGCAAAGTGAAAAGAAACGATATCGTGGTATTTAACTTCCCTACCGGCGATACAGTAGCACTGAACCGGCAGTCGGAAGATTTCTACTCGCTAGTAAAAAGGAATCCCAATGGTATCAACGGTGTCCGGGCTGATAAACGCACCTACGGAGATATTATTTACCGTCCGGTGGACCGACGGGAGAATTATGTAAAGAGATGTATAGGTCTTCCGGGGGAGACCATCCAGATGAAAAACGACTCTGTATTCATCGACGGTACTTTCCTCCCTAACCCCCGCCTCTCTCAACACTCTTACATGATACATACCGACGGGACTATCATTTCTCCCGATGTTTTCAAGGAGTTAGGTATCAACAAAGCCGATTATTTAATATATGATGCTTACGGGCAGATAGTAATCCACTCGCAGGACCTGACCGGAGCAGATAGTCTGAGTATGGCCTGGAGCGGATTGCATCCACGCAATGGCAATAATGGAAGAGTTTATTTTAATATAGCTCTTACTGATGAAATGGTGGTGCAACTAAAAGCCAAACCGTTTGTCTGGGATGTAATCAAAGAGAAGGAACAACGGGGAATGGGCTACTATTACCCAATCAACTATGAGACCGGATGGACGCGCGATACTTTCGGCCCGTTGTGGATTCCCCAAAAAGGTGCGACCATCAATTTCGATACTGATACTGATTTCAAGGTAGCCGCATACGAACGGTGCATCAAGAATTATGAGGGCAACGACTTTGCCTATCGCGACGGTAAAGTATTTGTCAACGGGCAGGCAGTCGACTCTTATACTTTCAAGTTCGACTATTATTTTATGATGGGAGACAACCGCCATAACTCCGCCGATTCCCGCGTATGGGGATTTGTCCCTGAAGACCATATCGTAGGTCAACCAATCCTTATCTGGCTATCTCTGGAAAAAGACAACAACTGGTTCAACGGAAAGATAAGATGGAAGAGGTTGTTCCGTAGCGCCAAGATACCGGCATAAAGGACGATTTATTGATCCCTGCAAGTCGGGACTACTTGTCCCGATTCATCGGGAAGTAGTGATAATGTGTTGATATGATGATATTTCTTCCCTCTTTCTATCTGGCTCCGGTCGAATATTATGCAGCACTTTTTCATGCCGAAAATGCGATTATCGAGATTCAGGACAATTACCGGAAGCAGTCATATCGTAACCGTTGCATCATCGGCGGGGCAAACGGTCCCTTGGCCCTGAGTATCCCGGTGGAGAAGCCGGAAAAAGGAAAAAGCCGGATGAAGGATATACGTATCGCGGAACATGGCGACTGGCGGCATTTGCATTGGAATGCCATTGTTTCGGCGTACAATTCTACTCCCTTTTTTCAATATTTCGAAGAGGATTTCCGATCTTTCTACGAAAAAAAATACCGATTCCTGCACGACTTTAACGAATCATTACGC
This window of the Proteiniphilum saccharofermentans genome carries:
- the lepB gene encoding signal peptidase I, which codes for MSNKPSQNQQAKNATTPHSSLATRFSNASRRQLVWFAIWVIATILFSLWAGSPWILLFILLFFDIYITKFVPWSFWKQSKNSAFRKTMEWVDAILFALIAVYFINTFFFQNYQIPTSSLEKSLLVGDFLAVSKLSYGPRAPITPLSFPLAQHTMPVVGGKSYIEKPQWKYRRLKGFGKVKRNDIVVFNFPTGDTVALNRQSEDFYSLVKRNPNGINGVRADKRTYGDIIYRPVDRRENYVKRCIGLPGETIQMKNDSVFIDGTFLPNPRLSQHSYMIHTDGTIISPDVFKELGINKADYLIYDAYGQIVIHSQDLTGADSLSMAWSGLHPRNGNNGRVYFNIALTDEMVVQLKAKPFVWDVIKEKEQRGMGYYYPINYETGWTRDTFGPLWIPQKGATINFDTDTDFKVAAYERCIKNYEGNDFAYRDGKVFVNGQAVDSYTFKFDYYFMMGDNRHNSADSRVWGFVPEDHIVGQPILIWLSLEKDNNWFNGKIRWKRLFRSAKIPA
- a CDS encoding WbqC family protein, with translation MIFLPSFYLAPVEYYAALFHAENAIIEIQDNYRKQSYRNRCIIGGANGPLALSIPVEKPEKGKSRMKDIRIAEHGDWRHLHWNAIVSAYNSTPFFQYFEEDFRSFYEKKYRFLHDFNESLRLLVCGFIGIETPCSYTPEYVKETSPNTIDLREAIDPKRPSSYETQAYYQVFAEKWGFIPNLSIIDMLFNLGNETRLYLIKYPYIPDNLPKITNS